Proteins from a single region of Gordonia hongkongensis:
- a CDS encoding DUF1772 domain-containing protein, giving the protein MDLLRDVLVTLTVVTTGLSAGVLAGFGYAVIPGLTRAGADVAVAAMQRMNSAILNPLFAVIFGGGVVFGALTVWASWGSGLRWWVLTATVLTALGVVITMVVNVPANDRLDAAGVVRGDEAVRVWTRFTAVWVPWNIVRSVLTTAAVAVLVVGLTVG; this is encoded by the coding sequence ATGGACCTGTTGCGTGATGTGTTGGTGACCCTGACGGTCGTGACCACCGGCCTCAGTGCCGGTGTGCTGGCGGGATTCGGCTATGCCGTGATCCCCGGCCTGACCCGGGCCGGCGCCGACGTCGCGGTCGCGGCGATGCAGCGGATGAACAGTGCCATCCTCAACCCGCTCTTCGCGGTGATCTTCGGCGGCGGCGTGGTGTTCGGCGCGCTGACCGTCTGGGCCTCGTGGGGTTCCGGGCTCCGATGGTGGGTCCTGACCGCGACGGTCCTGACCGCGCTCGGTGTCGTCATCACGATGGTCGTCAACGTCCCGGCCAATGACCGCCTCGACGCCGCGGGTGTTGTCCGCGGCGACGAGGCGGTGCGGGTCTGGACGCGGTTCACCGCCGTCTGGGTGCCGTGGAACATCGTGCGGTCCGTGCTGACCACCGCCGCGGTGGCGGTGCTCGTCGTCGGGTTGACCGTGGGGTGA
- a CDS encoding lytic transglycosylase domain-containing protein, whose amino-acid sequence MGKHSKPRKKSRTPLWATALLPVGVLAGAATAGAELSGNTLAPTPVSAPQVTSETPTTPPSVTPAVKAHPLAPTPPPPPVRPASVTTGAVPVTNYDAYEAAAKSVTSTHPRCGIDWKVIAGIGRVESHHADQGNVNPDGVLRSAIFGPRLDGSLAGNQVIGDTDGGELDGDPVYDRAVGPMQFLPSTWKMYAADGNGDGKSDPQNIFDAALTTANYLCDDNLDLRDSSSLVTAVLRYNNSMEYVNKVLGFAREY is encoded by the coding sequence TTGGGTAAGCACTCCAAGCCACGGAAGAAGTCACGCACACCGTTGTGGGCCACCGCCCTGCTGCCGGTGGGCGTTCTGGCCGGCGCGGCGACCGCCGGGGCCGAACTCTCCGGCAACACGCTGGCCCCCACGCCGGTGTCCGCGCCGCAGGTGACGTCCGAGACCCCGACCACGCCACCGTCCGTGACGCCGGCTGTGAAGGCCCACCCGCTGGCCCCCACTCCGCCGCCGCCGCCGGTTCGGCCGGCGAGCGTGACGACGGGCGCGGTCCCGGTGACCAACTACGACGCGTATGAGGCGGCCGCGAAGTCCGTCACGAGCACCCACCCGCGCTGCGGCATCGACTGGAAGGTCATCGCCGGGATCGGCCGGGTCGAGTCCCACCACGCCGACCAGGGCAACGTGAACCCCGACGGCGTCCTGCGCAGCGCGATCTTCGGTCCGCGCCTCGACGGCTCCCTCGCCGGCAACCAGGTCATCGGTGACACCGACGGCGGCGAACTCGACGGCGACCCGGTCTACGACCGCGCGGTCGGCCCGATGCAGTTCCTGCCGTCGACGTGGAAGATGTACGCCGCCGACGGCAACGGTGACGGCAAGTCCGACCCGCAGAACATCTTCGACGCCGCGCTGACCACCGCGAACTACCTGTGCGACGACAACCTCGACCTTCGCGACTCGTCTTCGTTGGTGACCGCCGTCCTGCGGTACAACAACTCGATGGAGTACGTGAACAAGGTCCTCGGTTTCGCCCGCGAATACTGA
- a CDS encoding alpha/beta fold hydrolase has product MTTALPTVELPSGVIEYATYGPDDSAHPPVVFVHGAVVDHRLWEPTARLLAERGFRCHVPLMPLGSHRIPLGPGADRSPRGMSKLLREFVDRFDLSDATLVANDSGGAITQFALDDDPAFVSRLVFTNCDAFDLFPPQPFRLYFALMKHRLLLKPLAEAMRLRALRHSALGVGLLLNDPDPDLTGSVFEPLQRDVRIRNDFIAFLRGIRPAELAQITPRMSRVDLPVRMVWGRDDRCFTPAHGRRLAAVFPGGAPFVEVPDARTFVSLDQPQILADEIIELTVGERTAPVTARRTAQVFSATGVGSSGPAATIEM; this is encoded by the coding sequence ATGACGACTGCACTGCCGACCGTCGAACTTCCGTCCGGCGTCATCGAGTACGCGACCTACGGTCCGGACGACTCGGCGCATCCGCCGGTCGTCTTCGTCCACGGCGCCGTCGTCGACCACCGGCTGTGGGAACCGACGGCACGGTTGCTCGCCGAGCGCGGATTCCGGTGCCATGTGCCCCTCATGCCGCTGGGCTCGCACCGCATCCCGCTCGGCCCCGGAGCCGACCGCTCGCCGCGCGGGATGAGCAAGCTCCTACGTGAGTTCGTCGACCGGTTCGACCTGTCGGACGCGACCCTCGTGGCCAACGACTCCGGTGGCGCCATCACCCAATTCGCCCTCGACGACGATCCCGCGTTCGTCAGCCGGCTGGTGTTCACCAACTGCGATGCCTTCGATCTCTTTCCGCCGCAGCCGTTCCGGTTGTACTTCGCGCTGATGAAGCACCGACTTCTGCTGAAACCGCTGGCCGAGGCGATGCGCCTGCGTGCACTACGCCATTCCGCGCTGGGCGTCGGTCTGCTGTTGAACGATCCCGATCCCGACCTCACCGGCTCGGTCTTCGAACCGCTGCAGCGCGACGTACGCATCCGCAACGACTTCATCGCGTTCCTCCGCGGCATCCGCCCCGCCGAACTGGCGCAGATCACCCCGCGGATGTCGCGCGTCGACCTCCCGGTCCGAATGGTGTGGGGTCGCGACGACCGGTGTTTCACCCCCGCCCACGGACGCCGCCTGGCCGCCGTCTTCCCGGGCGGGGCGCCGTTCGTCGAGGTTCCCGACGCCCGGACCTTCGTCTCACTCGACCAGCCACAGATTCTGGCCGACGAGATCATCGAGCTCACCGTCGGAGAACGCACCGCTCCCGTGACCGCCCGGAGAACGGCGCAAGTTTTTTCCGCCACGGGCGTCGGATCATCGGGTCCGGCCGCGACGATAGAGATGTGA
- a CDS encoding RNA polymerase sigma factor, with amino-acid sequence MLAVYDQALPEVYGFVVRRCTDRRTAEDVTSETFLAAMDSVRRRRDTEPTTPWLIGIARHKLADHWRRAQRTPEPVDDLPDHGDDPWDTELDRMVAHHTLGQLSPIHRSVLTLRYVDDLPVGECAEILGRTVGATEALLTRAKRAFRAAYPETQPQPSGRGGHA; translated from the coding sequence TTGCTGGCGGTCTACGACCAGGCACTGCCGGAGGTGTACGGCTTCGTCGTGCGGCGCTGCACGGATCGTCGTACCGCCGAGGACGTCACCTCGGAGACCTTCCTGGCCGCCATGGACTCCGTCCGACGACGCCGCGACACCGAACCGACCACTCCGTGGCTCATCGGGATCGCCCGGCACAAACTCGCCGACCACTGGCGACGTGCACAGCGCACGCCGGAACCGGTCGACGACCTGCCCGACCACGGGGACGACCCGTGGGACACCGAACTCGACCGGATGGTCGCCCATCACACCCTCGGCCAGTTGTCGCCGATCCACCGTTCGGTGCTGACGCTGCGCTATGTCGACGATCTCCCCGTCGGCGAGTGCGCGGAGATCCTGGGCCGCACGGTCGGCGCCACCGAGGCGCTTCTCACCAGGGCCAAGCGGGCGTTCCGCGCCGCCTACCCCGAAACACAACCCCAGCCCAGCGGGAGAGGAGGTCACGCATGA
- the purQ gene encoding phosphoribosylformylglycinamidine synthase subunit PurQ, producing MTARIGVITFPGTLDDVDAARAVRLAGAEPVALWHGDADLKGVDAIIVPGGFSYGDYLRAGAIARFAPVMGSVVEAAGKGMPILGICNGFQVLCEAGLLPGALTRNEGLHFICRDEWLRVESNTTAWTTRFEQGAEILIPLKSGEGRYVASQRKLEELEGEGLVVFRFPERNPNGSSLDIAGISSPNGRIVGLMPHPEHATEPLTGPSDDGLGLFYSAIDSVLASA from the coding sequence ATGACAGCACGCATCGGGGTCATCACCTTCCCCGGCACCCTCGACGACGTCGACGCCGCCCGCGCGGTCCGGCTGGCCGGCGCCGAGCCGGTCGCGCTGTGGCACGGCGACGCCGACCTGAAGGGCGTCGACGCGATCATCGTCCCCGGCGGATTCTCCTACGGCGATTATCTGCGCGCGGGGGCCATCGCCCGCTTCGCCCCGGTGATGGGATCCGTCGTCGAGGCAGCCGGCAAGGGGATGCCGATCCTGGGTATCTGCAACGGTTTCCAGGTGCTCTGTGAGGCCGGGCTGCTGCCGGGTGCCCTGACCCGTAACGAGGGCCTGCACTTCATCTGTCGCGACGAGTGGCTGCGCGTCGAGTCGAACACCACGGCCTGGACGACCCGCTTCGAGCAGGGTGCGGAGATCCTCATCCCGCTCAAGTCCGGCGAAGGACGTTACGTGGCCTCGCAGCGCAAGCTCGAGGAGCTGGAGGGTGAGGGGCTCGTCGTGTTCCGGTTCCCCGAGCGGAACCCGAACGGTTCGTCCCTCGACATCGCCGGTATCTCGAGCCCTAACGGGCGGATCGTCGGCCTGATGCCGCATCCCGAGCACGCCACGGAGCCGCTCACCGGACCCAGCGACGACGGCCTCGGCCTGTTCTACTCGGCGATCGACTCGGTCCTCGCCTCGGCGTGA
- a CDS encoding glutathione peroxidase — translation MANIKDIPVTALDGSDVSLKDFGGPLLVVNVASKCGLTPQYAGLEELAKTYGDKGLTVVGVPCNQFMGQEPGTAEEIATFCSATYGVTFPLLEKTDVNGEARHPLYAELTQHADADGEAGDIQWNFEKFLVNADGEVVNRFRPRTEPTDPTVVAAIESVL, via the coding sequence ATGGCCAACATCAAGGACATCCCCGTTACCGCTTTGGACGGCTCCGACGTCTCGCTGAAGGACTTCGGCGGACCGCTGCTCGTGGTGAACGTCGCCAGCAAGTGCGGCCTCACGCCGCAGTACGCCGGCCTGGAGGAACTCGCCAAGACGTATGGAGACAAGGGACTCACCGTCGTCGGAGTGCCCTGCAACCAGTTCATGGGGCAGGAGCCGGGTACCGCCGAGGAGATCGCGACCTTCTGCTCGGCGACCTACGGGGTGACCTTCCCGCTGCTGGAGAAGACCGACGTCAACGGCGAGGCGCGTCACCCGCTCTACGCCGAACTCACCCAGCACGCCGACGCCGACGGGGAGGCCGGCGACATCCAGTGGAACTTCGAGAAGTTCCTCGTCAACGCCGACGGTGAGGTGGTCAACCGCTTCCGTCCGCGCACCGAGCCGACCGATCCGACGGTCGTCGCCGCCATCGAATCCGTGCTCTGA
- a CDS encoding MarR family winged helix-turn-helix transcriptional regulator, producing the protein MSGECRSNSGADESVNAASSALNAFLERLLDLSRPEALESLAASEVTFSQLRILSTLACQPGPMPVNAIADHVHLSLAAAGRTVDKLATGGLVDRREDPSDRRVKRISLTDAGRRYLETHLAVKRGTIRHFVANLPADMRDNLCAALRPIVDDGVDHFCLPTDGRQAS; encoded by the coding sequence GTGTCCGGAGAATGCAGGTCGAACAGCGGCGCCGACGAGTCGGTGAACGCTGCGTCGTCGGCGCTCAACGCCTTCCTCGAGCGGCTCCTCGATCTGAGCCGGCCCGAGGCGCTGGAGAGTCTGGCGGCAAGCGAGGTCACGTTCTCGCAGCTCCGGATCCTCTCCACGCTTGCATGCCAACCCGGGCCGATGCCGGTCAACGCGATCGCCGATCACGTTCACCTGTCCCTCGCGGCCGCCGGCCGGACGGTGGACAAGCTGGCGACCGGAGGTCTCGTCGACCGTCGAGAGGACCCGTCCGACCGTCGGGTCAAGCGCATCTCCCTCACCGACGCGGGCCGGCGCTACCTCGAGACCCATCTGGCCGTGAAGCGCGGGACCATCCGACACTTCGTCGCCAACCTGCCCGCAGACATGCGCGACAACCTCTGCGCGGCACTGCGTCCCATCGTCGACGACGGCGTCGACCATTTCTGTCTGCCCACCGACGGACGGCAGGCCTCGTGA
- a CDS encoding VOC family protein: MSTRNSSRFDAARDPLHVLNAARTPGFDDPVRPDLDFAAALRDRLERGATLPEGVVMATATQLDATETVRTEAPARPEPTVERPGALPYLVVAEPQAAIDWYVDTLGARLRGEPIVMSDGVIGHAELELGGGAVYLAAEFPDLGLRAPAPGQVSVSLMVAVDDTDDAVASAARAGAAVTREPYEAHGTRTAVIVDPFGHRWMLSGPSRTVGTEMVHQGDIGYMSLNMPDAARARRFYADVLGWEFDAEGRRVTNVGHRLGIFETDGAPTIFCAYAVDDLEAAHERIVAAGGRGEFGSSPDGHRLVDAVDDQGVRFAVYAANPGDERPQAHPRDPGAMTYLTVLTPDSGRFRAFYGSVLGWTFHGGRIDDGWEVDDSRPQVGLAGGAESSVAVPMWTTDDVVATVERVRAAGGTVLEEPNAAPYGISARCTDDQGAQFYLGQLF; this comes from the coding sequence ATGAGCACCCGGAACAGCTCGCGCTTCGACGCAGCACGAGATCCGCTGCACGTCCTGAACGCAGCGCGCACGCCGGGCTTCGACGATCCGGTCCGTCCCGACCTGGATTTCGCCGCCGCGCTGCGGGACCGCCTCGAGCGCGGGGCGACCCTACCCGAAGGAGTCGTCATGGCCACCGCAACACAACTCGACGCAACCGAGACCGTCCGGACCGAGGCGCCCGCCCGACCGGAACCGACGGTCGAACGCCCCGGCGCCCTCCCGTATCTCGTCGTCGCCGAACCGCAGGCCGCGATCGACTGGTACGTCGACACGCTCGGCGCCCGGCTGCGCGGCGAGCCGATCGTGATGTCCGACGGCGTGATCGGTCACGCCGAACTCGAACTGGGCGGCGGCGCGGTCTATCTCGCCGCCGAGTTCCCGGACCTCGGGCTCCGGGCGCCTGCACCCGGACAGGTCTCGGTCAGCCTGATGGTCGCCGTCGACGACACCGACGACGCGGTCGCGTCGGCCGCCCGCGCGGGAGCCGCGGTGACCCGAGAGCCGTACGAAGCCCACGGCACCCGCACCGCGGTGATCGTCGACCCGTTCGGCCACCGCTGGATGCTGAGTGGGCCGTCGAGGACCGTGGGCACCGAGATGGTCCATCAGGGCGACATCGGTTACATGTCCCTGAACATGCCCGACGCCGCCCGCGCCCGACGCTTCTACGCCGACGTCCTGGGCTGGGAGTTCGACGCCGAGGGCCGACGCGTCACCAACGTCGGCCATCGCCTCGGCATCTTCGAGACCGACGGCGCACCGACGATCTTCTGCGCGTACGCCGTCGACGACCTCGAGGCCGCACACGAGCGCATCGTCGCAGCGGGCGGGCGGGGCGAGTTCGGTTCGAGTCCCGACGGTCATCGCCTGGTCGACGCCGTCGACGATCAGGGCGTCCGGTTCGCGGTCTACGCCGCGAACCCCGGCGACGAACGGCCGCAGGCACACCCGCGCGACCCCGGGGCCATGACCTACCTGACGGTGTTGACGCCCGACAGCGGACGCTTCCGCGCGTTCTACGGATCGGTCCTCGGCTGGACGTTCCACGGCGGACGCATCGACGACGGCTGGGAGGTCGACGACTCGCGACCGCAGGTCGGGCTCGCGGGCGGCGCCGAGAGCTCGGTGGCGGTGCCGATGTGGACGACCGACGACGTCGTGGCCACGGTCGAACGTGTCCGGGCCGCGGGCGGCACGGTGCTCGAGGAACCGAACGCGGCCCCTTACGGCATCTCGGCGCGGTGCACCGACGACCAGGGCGCTCAGTTCTACCTCGGTCAGTTGTTCTGA
- a CDS encoding M18 family aminopeptidase produces the protein MSASARIPTSATARGLGEFVDASPSPFHVCATVARELESAGYTRLFEDQPWADAGLDAPSARHYVIRGGSIIAWETGQTGAFRIVGGHTDSPNLRLKQHPDRSSAGVAMVALEPYGGAWLNSWLDRDLGLSGRLAYRSGNSVAHTLVHVTEPVVRVPQLAIHLSEDRKGVTLDPQRHVNAVWGIGDDVPDVLGWVSEYAGIDPDALLGWELMTHDVAPSAIIGADGNLLSAPRLDNQGTCYTGLRALLDAGSSAHTKMLVLFDHEEVGSGSERGAASDFLGSICERIVLARGGSRADFLQTMAASICLSGDMAHATHPNYPERHEPGHRISIGGGPVLKVNQNLRYASDAVGEAVFALACDAAGVPMQRYVHRADLPCGSTIGPITASRTGLTTIDVGAPQLAMHSARELMGADDVPMYSAALQAFLTQG, from the coding sequence ATGAGTGCGTCCGCCAGGATTCCGACCAGCGCGACCGCACGCGGCCTCGGCGAGTTCGTCGACGCCTCGCCGTCGCCGTTCCACGTCTGCGCGACGGTGGCCCGCGAACTCGAAAGTGCCGGGTACACAAGGCTGTTCGAGGATCAGCCGTGGGCGGATGCCGGCCTCGACGCCCCGTCGGCGCGGCACTACGTCATCCGTGGCGGCTCGATCATCGCCTGGGAGACCGGGCAGACCGGCGCCTTCCGCATCGTCGGCGGACACACCGACAGCCCGAACCTGCGGCTCAAGCAGCATCCCGACCGCTCCTCGGCCGGGGTCGCGATGGTCGCGCTCGAACCCTACGGCGGCGCCTGGCTCAATTCCTGGCTCGACCGCGATCTCGGCCTCTCCGGCCGCCTCGCGTACCGATCGGGGAACTCGGTGGCGCACACGCTGGTTCATGTGACCGAACCGGTGGTGCGGGTACCCCAACTCGCCATCCACCTGTCCGAGGACCGGAAGGGCGTGACGCTCGATCCGCAGCGGCATGTCAACGCGGTGTGGGGGATCGGCGACGACGTCCCCGACGTCCTCGGCTGGGTGTCGGAGTACGCGGGCATCGACCCGGACGCGCTCCTCGGCTGGGAACTCATGACCCACGACGTCGCGCCGTCGGCGATCATCGGAGCCGACGGAAACCTGCTCAGCGCACCGCGATTGGACAACCAGGGCACCTGCTACACGGGTCTGCGCGCGCTGCTCGACGCCGGCTCGTCGGCGCACACGAAGATGCTGGTGCTGTTCGATCACGAGGAGGTCGGCAGCGGTTCCGAGCGTGGTGCCGCTTCGGACTTCCTGGGGTCGATCTGCGAACGAATCGTGCTCGCGCGCGGCGGATCACGCGCGGACTTCCTCCAGACGATGGCCGCGAGCATCTGCCTGTCCGGCGACATGGCCCACGCGACCCACCCGAACTATCCCGAGCGCCACGAACCCGGGCACCGCATCTCGATCGGCGGCGGACCGGTGCTGAAGGTCAACCAGAACCTGCGCTATGCGTCGGATGCGGTGGGAGAGGCCGTCTTCGCGCTCGCGTGCGACGCCGCGGGCGTCCCCATGCAGCGATATGTCCATCGCGCGGATCTGCCGTGCGGGTCGACGATCGGGCCCATCACGGCGTCACGCACGGGCCTCACCACGATCGACGTCGGTGCGCCGCAGCTCGCGATGCACTCCGCGCGTGAGCTCATGGGCGCCGACGACGTGCCGATGTATTCGGCTGCGCTGCAAGCGTTTCTGACGCAGGGCTAG
- the purS gene encoding phosphoribosylformylglycinamidine synthase subunit PurS, translating to MARVVVDVMPKAEILDPQGQAIVGALGRLGFSGIGDVRQGKRFELEVDDTVDDTTLERIAEELLTNTVIENFNVSRVAE from the coding sequence ATGGCGCGAGTGGTGGTCGACGTGATGCCCAAAGCCGAGATTCTCGACCCGCAGGGGCAGGCCATCGTCGGCGCCCTGGGCCGGCTCGGGTTCAGTGGGATCGGCGACGTCCGTCAGGGCAAGCGCTTCGAGCTCGAGGTCGACGACACGGTCGACGACACGACGCTCGAGCGCATCGCCGAGGAATTGCTGACCAACACCGTCATCGAGAACTTCAACGTCTCGCGCGTCGCGGAGTAG